One part of the Leptolyngbya sp. FACHB-261 genome encodes these proteins:
- a CDS encoding dual specificity protein phosphatase family protein, translated as MYKFAAASETETVVFGAARPRHAEKEVSRWIKFMHEQGMQRVCCLLPQSQLAPYPNLLSRYQQEFGADKVLWAPIEDFHLVDQATLTQRILPFLLEADQQNEQVVVHCSGGIGRTGYILAAWLVGGRGLTNTAAISAVRKTGRNPYEAAIAGILMARNPWKAVRVLNSLLDACR; from the coding sequence ATGTATAAATTTGCAGCAGCTTCCGAAACTGAAACGGTAGTATTCGGCGCGGCCAGGCCTAGACACGCTGAGAAAGAAGTATCGCGCTGGATCAAGTTTATGCACGAGCAAGGAATGCAGCGAGTTTGCTGTCTACTTCCTCAAAGTCAGCTAGCACCCTACCCCAATTTGTTAAGCAGATATCAACAGGAATTCGGGGCTGACAAGGTTCTTTGGGCACCCATTGAAGATTTTCATCTAGTCGATCAAGCAACACTCACTCAGAGAATTCTTCCCTTTCTATTGGAGGCTGATCAACAAAATGAGCAAGTCGTTGTGCATTGCTCCGGTGGAATTGGACGAACAGGATATATTCTTGCCGCATGGTTGGTCGGTGGCCGGGGATTAACAAACACAGCGGCAATCTCTGCGGTTAGAAAAACCGGGAGAAATCCTTATGAAGCAGCAATAGCCGGAATATTGATGGCAAGAAATCCCTGGAAAGCAGTCCGAGTTCTCAATTCACTTTTAGATGCTTGCCGTTAG
- a CDS encoding ATP-binding protein: protein MSQLVRILLIDDNPDDRALAIRELGRELPGLQVQQITEASSFDQALEADDFDLVITDYRLNWSDGLTILRNVKARYFDCPVIMFTNTGSEEIAVAAMEAGLDDYVIKSPRQFIRLARSVRAALERAEVGQRASRLENRLQTLLNRLNVGVFRSTLAGQLLESNPAFLRLLGVRSLLEAQSLELPELFLQAETDPELEYWERTVQLRRSDGLTTWVLLNKALSTMNGEAVVDGLVEDINERKAAEAAVQQLNETLEQRVSERTAQLEEANQELENFAFSVSHDLQEPLRAMQGFAQALLEDYAEQLDPTGQDYARRVRAAAERMSVLIQDLLIYNRLSGADLTFQPVSLSAVVTDVLTQLESQIQERQAQVRVEPPLPPVIGNYVVLAQVLTNLLTNALKFVPRGVQPRVRLWAEARGQWIRLWIEDNGIGIDASNLGRIFRVFERLHGSETYPGTGIGLAIVRKGVERMGGRVAVESQPDQGSRFWVELRVAD, encoded by the coding sequence GTGAGTCAACTAGTACGTATTCTTCTCATTGACGATAACCCGGATGATCGAGCCCTAGCCATCCGTGAGCTAGGCCGTGAACTTCCCGGCTTGCAAGTTCAGCAGATCACTGAAGCCAGCAGTTTTGACCAAGCTCTTGAAGCAGACGATTTTGATCTGGTGATCACAGATTATCGACTCAATTGGAGCGACGGCCTAACCATACTCCGTAACGTCAAAGCTCGGTACTTCGACTGCCCAGTTATCATGTTCACCAACACTGGCAGCGAAGAAATTGCCGTAGCAGCAATGGAAGCTGGCTTAGACGACTATGTGATCAAGTCGCCCCGGCAATTCATCCGTCTGGCGCGCTCAGTCCGCGCTGCACTAGAACGAGCAGAGGTTGGTCAAAGAGCCTCCCGCTTGGAAAACCGCCTGCAAACCTTACTCAATCGGCTGAATGTTGGCGTGTTTCGCTCCACTCTGGCTGGACAGCTTCTGGAGAGCAATCCCGCTTTTCTCAGATTGCTGGGGGTGCGTTCACTCCTAGAAGCTCAAAGCCTAGAATTACCAGAACTGTTTTTGCAGGCAGAAACGGATCCTGAGCTGGAGTATTGGGAGCGCACCGTACAGTTGCGCCGCTCCGATGGCCTCACGACCTGGGTGTTATTGAATAAGGCATTGAGCACCATGAACGGTGAGGCTGTCGTTGATGGCTTGGTAGAAGACATTAACGAGCGCAAGGCTGCCGAAGCCGCAGTTCAGCAACTCAACGAAACACTTGAACAACGGGTTTCCGAACGCACTGCTCAACTAGAAGAAGCGAACCAGGAACTCGAAAACTTCGCTTTCTCGGTTTCCCACGACCTGCAAGAGCCCTTGCGAGCAATGCAAGGCTTCGCCCAAGCTTTACTCGAAGACTACGCTGAGCAACTGGACCCCACAGGGCAGGACTACGCCCGTCGCGTTCGAGCGGCAGCGGAACGCATGAGCGTCCTGATTCAAGACCTGCTAATCTACAACCGCCTAAGTGGTGCAGATCTGACTTTTCAGCCCGTTAGTCTCTCGGCTGTTGTCACCGACGTACTCACTCAGCTTGAGAGCCAAATTCAAGAGCGACAGGCCCAAGTGCGCGTCGAGCCGCCACTGCCCCCTGTGATCGGCAACTATGTTGTCCTAGCCCAGGTTCTCACCAATCTCCTTACCAACGCCCTCAAGTTTGTGCCTAGAGGCGTGCAACCTCGAGTGCGGCTCTGGGCTGAGGCACGGGGACAATGGATTCGCCTCTGGATCGAAGACAACGGCATCGGCATTGATGCCAGCAATCTTGGGCGTATTTTCCGCGTCTTCGAGCGTCTGCACGGCAGTGAAACTTACCCTGGCACAGGTATCGGTTTAGCAATCGTGCGCAAGGGTGTAGAACGGATGGGGGGGCGAGTTGCTGTGGAGTCACAGCCCGATCAGGGCAGTCGCTTCTGGGTAGAACTTAGAGTGGCAGACTGA
- a CDS encoding response regulator, with protein sequence MLSQPLRLLLIDDSSDDRALATRELRREFPDLEVTAIAAEAALEQALAEAQFDLVVTDYQLRWGTGQEVLDRVKARYPTCPVVMFTNSGSEEIAVKAMKTGLSNYVLKSNLPRLPVAVQESLEKARLQQQYQDAIVRLQLSEELFRTMADSAPVLLWIADTEGLCYFFNQPWLNFTGRTLEQERGHGWAEGIHPEDKDYCLEVYLKAFNARQEFEMEYRLRRSDGEYRWVLDRGTPRFASDGGFAGYVGSAIDVTERKRVAAERDQLLSREQLARAEAEAAECRAAFLSEASRLFTASLDYESTLASVARLSVAHLADWCIVDLIQDDESLTQVASAHADPDQEKLLHELCQRYPLSQNPNSEVWTALQTGQAVLVPELSEAQLKAQALNDDHLNLLHQLNPRSYMLVPLLSRGQKLGAIGFVSASERRYSPADLSLAEELARRAAMAMDNARAHRQSQVANRIKDEFLATLSHELRAPLNGMLGWAQLLRRGRLDAATTTRALETIERNTKAQSKLIDDLLDVSRIITGKLRLEVRLVQLATIIEAAIDAVRIAAQAKDIEIKAVLDRNLELPAGDPDRLQQVIWNLLSNAVKFTPEGGQIQVGLERVHSRVQISVSDTGQGIRPEFLPYVFDRFRQADSSITRAHGGLGLGLAIVRHLVELHGGTVQAESPGEGQGTTFTVQLPIAAVRNEAAQLEHNKPYEDQLVRESLLTLQGIRVLIVDDEADARELLTIALEQFGATVTATASASEALTVLQQLRPDVLVSDIGMPGEDGYILIRQIRALKAEQGGQTPAVALTAYVREEDRALAIRAGFQVHVSKPVEPVKLAMVVASLTVKPLG encoded by the coding sequence ATGCTCAGCCAGCCGCTACGTCTTCTTTTAATTGATGACAGTTCAGACGATCGTGCTCTAGCGACTCGGGAACTGCGTCGTGAATTCCCTGACCTTGAAGTCACGGCGATCGCAGCAGAAGCAGCTTTAGAGCAAGCGCTCGCTGAGGCGCAATTTGACTTAGTGGTCACCGATTACCAATTGCGTTGGGGGACTGGACAAGAGGTCCTGGATCGAGTTAAGGCTCGCTATCCCACCTGTCCAGTGGTTATGTTTACCAACAGCGGCAGCGAGGAGATAGCCGTCAAGGCCATGAAAACAGGTCTGAGCAACTATGTTCTCAAAAGCAACCTTCCTCGCCTACCCGTAGCGGTTCAAGAAAGCTTGGAAAAAGCTAGGTTGCAACAGCAGTACCAAGATGCCATCGTCCGGTTACAGCTATCTGAAGAGTTGTTTCGCACGATGGCGGATAGCGCGCCTGTGCTGCTCTGGATTGCTGACACTGAGGGCCTCTGCTATTTCTTCAATCAACCGTGGTTAAACTTCACCGGGCGAACCTTAGAACAAGAGCGCGGTCACGGTTGGGCAGAAGGGATACACCCAGAGGACAAAGATTACTGCTTGGAGGTCTACCTCAAAGCCTTCAATGCCCGTCAAGAGTTTGAAATGGAATATCGGCTCCGACGCAGCGACGGCGAATACCGCTGGGTTTTAGATCGGGGTACGCCTCGCTTTGCCTCAGATGGTGGCTTCGCAGGTTATGTCGGTTCTGCGATTGATGTTACTGAGCGTAAGCGCGTCGCAGCAGAGCGAGACCAGTTACTGTCTCGTGAGCAACTAGCTCGGGCTGAAGCTGAAGCGGCTGAGTGTCGCGCTGCATTCTTGTCTGAAGCCAGCAGGCTGTTTACAGCCTCACTCGATTACGAAAGCACGCTAGCCAGCGTAGCCCGCTTATCAGTTGCGCACCTAGCAGACTGGTGCATCGTGGACTTGATTCAAGACGATGAATCTCTGACTCAAGTCGCCAGTGCCCACGCCGATCCGGACCAGGAAAAACTCTTGCATGAGCTGTGCCAGCGCTACCCCCTCAGTCAAAACCCGAATAGTGAGGTCTGGACAGCACTGCAAACCGGACAAGCTGTGCTCGTTCCTGAGTTATCCGAAGCTCAACTCAAGGCTCAGGCATTGAATGACGATCATCTCAACCTTCTCCATCAGCTCAATCCCAGATCCTATATGCTCGTGCCACTTCTGTCGCGAGGTCAGAAATTAGGAGCGATTGGCTTTGTATCCGCCTCAGAGCGGCGCTACAGTCCGGCAGATTTGAGTTTAGCCGAGGAGTTAGCTCGTCGGGCAGCGATGGCAATGGACAATGCCAGAGCGCATCGCCAGTCTCAGGTCGCTAATCGGATCAAAGACGAATTTCTTGCAACTCTTTCCCACGAGTTGAGGGCACCGCTCAATGGCATGCTCGGTTGGGCTCAGCTTCTGCGACGGGGCAGATTAGATGCCGCTACAACCACTCGTGCGTTAGAAACCATTGAGCGCAACACTAAAGCCCAATCCAAGCTGATCGACGATCTACTCGATGTTTCTCGGATTATTACGGGCAAGCTTCGTCTAGAAGTTCGCCTTGTCCAACTCGCTACTATTATCGAAGCTGCCATTGATGCTGTGCGTATCGCAGCTCAAGCAAAAGATATTGAGATCAAAGCGGTCCTCGACCGTAACTTAGAATTACCTGCAGGCGATCCAGATCGCCTACAACAAGTTATCTGGAATTTGCTGTCTAATGCCGTTAAGTTCACACCCGAAGGCGGACAAATTCAGGTTGGGCTAGAGCGAGTTCATTCGCGTGTTCAAATTTCGGTTAGTGATACAGGCCAGGGCATTAGACCTGAGTTTCTGCCCTATGTTTTCGACCGCTTTCGCCAAGCAGATAGTTCAATTACCAGAGCGCATGGCGGCCTAGGCTTAGGGCTTGCAATAGTCCGTCACTTAGTTGAACTACACGGTGGCACAGTTCAGGCAGAAAGCCCAGGTGAAGGGCAAGGTACTACCTTTACAGTACAGCTTCCTATTGCTGCTGTGCGTAATGAAGCAGCACAGCTAGAGCACAATAAGCCTTATGAAGATCAACTTGTTAGAGAAAGCCTACTAACCCTGCAAGGGATACGAGTGCTGATCGTTGACGACGAAGCGGATGCTCGCGAATTACTAACCATTGCCCTCGAGCAATTTGGGGCGACAGTAACAGCCACCGCATCAGCCAGTGAAGCTTTAACTGTCTTACAGCAATTGCGACCAGATGTGTTAGTGAGTGACATTGGCATGCCTGGTGAGGATGGTTATATCCTGATCAGGCAAATCAGAGCTCTCAAGGCAGAACAAGGTGGTCAAACCCCAGCCGTTGCGCTGACAGCCTATGTCCGAGAGGAAGATCGCGCCCTCGCGATACGAGCAGGATTCCAGGTTCACGTATCTAAACCAGTTGAGCCCGTTAAGCTAGCGATGGTAGTCGCAAGCCTTACTGTTAAACCCTTGGGATAG
- a CDS encoding DUF3318 domain-containing protein, with product MNPQPEILRLKDLMPASGRMYTQLISKPEQSLVITSSAEQNLWTRLTQREKPVTINFDLWARLPQPQRDLLLLRQVSWLLEGNWFKPDLYQGLTLAGFVGTLVEVVQVDAVGTVVGGALTVLAAAQVWRANQGTGPQLEADEAAIRVAQRRGYTEADAARHLLDGIQSVAKLEGRSTLEFSELIRIQNLRALAGLSPVGVPKKERSR from the coding sequence ATGAATCCACAACCCGAGATTCTCCGCCTCAAGGATTTGATGCCTGCTTCCGGCCGTATGTACACCCAGTTGATCAGCAAGCCTGAGCAGTCTCTGGTCATAACGAGTTCCGCAGAGCAGAACCTGTGGACTCGGCTAACCCAGCGGGAGAAGCCAGTCACAATCAACTTCGATCTATGGGCGCGCCTGCCTCAACCGCAACGGGATCTGCTATTGCTGCGACAAGTGAGTTGGTTACTGGAGGGCAATTGGTTTAAACCCGACCTCTACCAAGGCTTGACCCTTGCAGGGTTCGTGGGGACGCTCGTCGAAGTAGTGCAGGTGGATGCAGTTGGAACTGTGGTGGGAGGAGCACTAACGGTTTTAGCAGCAGCACAGGTCTGGCGAGCTAACCAAGGCACTGGTCCTCAGCTAGAGGCTGATGAAGCTGCAATTCGGGTAGCGCAACGACGGGGTTATACAGAGGCTGACGCTGCCCGACACTTGCTGGACGGTATTCAAAGCGTTGCTAAGCTCGAAGGTCGCTCAACCCTAGAGTTCTCTGAGTTAATCCGTATCCAAAACCTGCGCGCGCTAGCAGGGCTGTCCCCCGTAGGAGTACCCAAGAAAGAGCGTTCCCGTTGA
- a CDS encoding bifunctional sterol desaturase/short chain dehydrogenase: MIWSIIWAFGSVLGAEITRDLYHLIAHLNPVLMRWHGWHHRVYRRDLTVIDPMVYRQAQWRHDVPESLVMLTVTALVWWSSSFWAPNGQAALLLGVLYSVAFLVSGMARGVGWALETDLTHKSGPFLKPPSCWVVNRPYHWRHHFDDGNAYFCGTFTFVDKLMGTGLTLKGKTIAVTGASGTLGKALLQQLRQEGARVLALSSQAQPITIQVNGAEQSVETITWQVGQEEALATRLEKVDILILNHGINVLGERSATAIQKSYEVNTFSTWRLLELFLKTVRTSTDVALKEVWINTSEAEVSPALSPLYELSKRAIGDLVTLRRLDSPCVIRKLILGPFKSNLNPYGVMSGGWVARQIVALAKRDVRNIIVTVNPLTYLLFPWKEFWVSTYFRWFSRPTSDLEAEQATSLDSTNDSSKVDTAIGLK, encoded by the coding sequence ATGATTTGGTCAATCATTTGGGCGTTTGGCTCTGTTTTGGGTGCAGAAATCACCCGCGATTTGTATCATCTGATCGCTCATCTCAATCCAGTTCTGATGCGTTGGCACGGCTGGCATCACCGGGTTTATCGGCGCGATTTGACCGTGATTGACCCAATGGTGTATCGGCAAGCACAGTGGCGGCACGACGTGCCGGAATCGCTGGTTATGCTGACTGTGACCGCTTTGGTGTGGTGGAGTAGTTCATTCTGGGCCCCGAATGGCCAGGCCGCTCTATTGCTGGGAGTTCTTTACTCGGTAGCATTTCTAGTTAGCGGTATGGCGCGAGGCGTAGGTTGGGCGTTAGAAACTGATCTGACGCACAAATCAGGTCCGTTCCTCAAGCCTCCTTCCTGCTGGGTCGTGAATCGTCCCTATCACTGGCGGCATCATTTTGACGATGGCAACGCCTATTTCTGCGGCACCTTCACCTTTGTGGATAAGCTGATGGGAACCGGTCTAACGCTCAAGGGGAAAACCATTGCTGTTACTGGGGCTTCCGGGACGCTGGGGAAGGCTCTGTTACAGCAGTTACGGCAGGAAGGGGCTCGTGTTCTTGCTTTGTCGTCTCAGGCTCAACCAATCACAATTCAAGTTAATGGTGCAGAGCAGTCTGTAGAGACTATTACTTGGCAAGTGGGCCAAGAAGAAGCTCTGGCGACACGGCTAGAAAAGGTTGACATTCTGATTCTCAACCATGGCATTAACGTACTTGGTGAGCGAAGCGCGACCGCTATTCAGAAGTCCTACGAGGTCAATACCTTTTCAACCTGGCGTCTGCTGGAGTTGTTTCTAAAAACGGTTCGCACCTCCACTGACGTTGCCCTTAAAGAAGTTTGGATTAATACTTCAGAAGCCGAGGTGAGCCCAGCGCTAAGTCCTTTGTACGAACTTTCAAAGCGGGCAATTGGTGATCTGGTTACTCTACGGCGTTTGGATTCACCCTGTGTAATTCGCAAGCTCATTTTGGGACCCTTCAAGAGCAACTTGAATCCCTATGGCGTGATGTCTGGTGGGTGGGTTGCCCGTCAAATTGTTGCTCTAGCCAAGCGCGACGTACGTAATATTATTGTGACCGTCAATCCATTAACGTATTTGCTGTTTCCCTGGAAGGAATTTTGGGTTTCTACCTATTTTAGGTGGTTTAGCCGTCCTACCTCTGACCTTGAGGCAGAGCAGGCAACATCCCTTGATTCAACCAATGACTCAAGCAAAGTAGACACGGCTATTGGCCTTAAATAA
- a CDS encoding PPC domain-containing protein: MSVLNSWFGSAQRALGLAVALTLPALIALSPAEAQQQPRPRPPGQPAPGQQPGQPGQPGQPGQQPAPQTPPANPNARRVYTPIPMPSNNQVSETLTQGDIPNGQGGFARDYTFSSRAEDRVEIDLSSDDFDTLVTVLNPDGTFLAENDDGPGGGTNSLLFARLDKAGTYTIRVQAFGGAGGGPFTLKVTRLRPVQ; encoded by the coding sequence ATGTCTGTACTCAATTCCTGGTTTGGCTCTGCTCAAAGAGCCCTTGGGCTGGCAGTGGCCCTCACTCTTCCTGCACTGATCGCCCTATCTCCTGCCGAGGCTCAGCAGCAGCCCCGTCCCCGACCGCCAGGACAACCTGCTCCGGGGCAGCAACCGGGTCAGCCGGGTCAACCGGGTCAACCGGGTCAACAACCCGCTCCGCAAACACCGCCTGCAAATCCCAATGCACGCCGTGTCTACACACCAATTCCTATGCCGTCTAATAACCAGGTCAGTGAAACGCTGACTCAGGGTGATATTCCTAATGGGCAGGGCGGTTTTGCTCGGGACTACACCTTCAGCAGCAGGGCCGAAGATCGCGTCGAAATCGACCTGAGTTCTGACGACTTCGATACGCTGGTGACTGTTCTCAATCCTGATGGCACATTTTTAGCAGAGAACGATGATGGTCCCGGTGGCGGCACCAACTCTCTGTTATTTGCTCGTTTAGACAAAGCCGGAACTTATACGATTCGAGTACAAGCTTTTGGTGGCGCTGGGGGCGGTCCTTTTACACTGAAGGTGACACGCCTGAGACCAGTACAGTAG
- a CDS encoding GvpL/GvpF family gas vesicle protein, with amino-acid sequence MSFYLYGLLNTPHYNLSAVGPLFGLDKQPVHLQTLGDFSALYSEAKQERYLASRLNLLAHETVLEKVMAEGHPNLLPLQFGVVVTDWEQVHRNLIGAHDEELQKLFRQLDGHREVSVKLFWEQETELQRLLAENPLLKDKRDALAGSALSMDSVIAIGKELEDTLEQRRQSVINTFKSALCPLACDPIQGYVEGNLLTDNMAYNAAFLIPWDKESAFAQQVEELDKQFEGRLRIRYNNFTAPYNFARFEVE; translated from the coding sequence ATGAGTTTCTATCTCTACGGTTTGCTCAACACGCCCCACTACAATTTGAGCGCGGTTGGTCCCCTCTTCGGCTTAGATAAACAACCCGTGCATTTACAAACCTTGGGAGACTTCTCTGCTCTCTACAGTGAGGCAAAACAGGAGCGCTACCTTGCTAGCCGCCTAAACTTGCTAGCTCACGAGACAGTTCTGGAGAAGGTGATGGCAGAGGGGCATCCCAATCTGCTGCCCCTTCAGTTTGGCGTGGTTGTCACAGATTGGGAGCAAGTGCATCGAAATCTGATCGGGGCCCACGATGAGGAACTACAAAAGCTGTTTCGGCAACTGGACGGGCATCGTGAAGTTAGCGTCAAGTTGTTTTGGGAGCAGGAAACAGAGTTGCAGCGCTTACTAGCTGAGAATCCACTCCTGAAAGATAAGCGTGACGCTTTGGCCGGTAGCGCTTTAAGTATGGATAGTGTGATCGCCATCGGTAAGGAACTGGAAGATACTCTAGAGCAACGCCGTCAGTCAGTAATTAACACCTTCAAGTCTGCTCTCTGTCCCCTAGCCTGCGATCCTATCCAGGGCTATGTTGAGGGCAATTTACTAACTGACAACATGGCTTATAATGCCGCATTTCTAATCCCTTGGGATAAGGAATCAGCTTTTGCTCAACAGGTTGAAGAACTGGATAAGCAGTTTGAAGGACGCCTGCGCATTCGCTACAACAACTTCACTGCCCCGTACAACTTTGCTCGTTTTGAAGTTGAGTAA
- the mgtE gene encoding magnesium transporter, protein MLTLERRNLLAAVDDLSTLKAELSHLLPVDISELIEGLPPERRAIAFRLLDKSRATEVFEYLPTEVREELIEALHDLQVCQLIESMRPDDRAELFDELPAGVVKRLLRQLSASERRATATILGYSEGTAGRVMTTEYVRLYQGMTVDRALDKIRYTDRDKETIYCAYVTDANRKLLQVISLRDLVFAAPDALVEEIACNQVISVFTETPQEEVAHLMQRYDLIAVPVVDREERLVGIVTIDDVVDILEEEATEDIQKLAGVRGGDEAVLAPPLVTFCKRLPWLLGSIALYVGTSSAVASFQGTIASLPVLAAIMPLLSNTSGNVGIQALTVTVRGLGVGEVNLSNTLRILRKEILAGIGMGAVLGACLGLLSLLWAPEHLRWVSLITGGVMATNVLIAVTLGTCIPIVLKRLSLDPALMSGPLLTTLLDTISFVCLLGLTSLAISFSS, encoded by the coding sequence ATGCTCACTCTAGAGCGCCGCAACTTGTTGGCGGCCGTTGATGACCTGTCAACATTAAAGGCTGAACTGAGCCATTTGCTACCAGTTGATATCAGCGAACTGATCGAGGGGCTACCCCCAGAACGGCGCGCGATTGCTTTTCGGTTGCTCGATAAGAGCCGAGCTACAGAGGTTTTTGAATATCTGCCGACAGAAGTTCGGGAAGAACTGATCGAGGCATTGCACGATCTACAGGTCTGTCAGCTCATTGAGTCTATGCGACCTGACGATCGTGCAGAGCTGTTTGATGAATTGCCCGCAGGGGTAGTTAAGCGGCTACTGCGTCAACTTAGTGCTAGTGAACGTCGGGCAACAGCGACAATCCTAGGTTACTCAGAAGGTACAGCAGGGCGCGTGATGACCACAGAGTATGTGCGCCTATATCAAGGCATGACTGTTGACCGGGCTTTAGACAAAATTCGCTACACGGACCGAGACAAGGAAACAATCTACTGTGCCTATGTCACGGATGCTAATCGTAAATTACTACAAGTCATTTCGTTGCGGGATCTAGTGTTTGCTGCTCCCGATGCCCTTGTAGAAGAGATCGCCTGCAACCAGGTGATTTCAGTTTTTACGGAAACTCCCCAAGAGGAGGTTGCCCATCTGATGCAGCGCTACGACCTGATCGCTGTACCGGTAGTGGACCGAGAGGAGCGATTGGTCGGCATTGTCACTATTGATGACGTCGTTGACATCTTGGAAGAGGAAGCAACGGAGGACATTCAAAAGTTAGCGGGGGTGAGAGGTGGTGATGAGGCCGTTCTTGCACCTCCCCTTGTAACCTTCTGCAAGCGCCTACCCTGGCTGTTGGGCAGCATCGCCCTCTATGTCGGCACTTCTAGCGCTGTAGCCTCATTTCAAGGCACGATTGCTTCCCTACCTGTATTGGCAGCGATTATGCCACTCCTATCTAACACGAGCGGGAATGTCGGCATTCAAGCTTTAACCGTAACCGTGCGGGGCTTAGGTGTAGGTGAAGTTAATCTCAGCAACACTCTGCGCATTCTTCGCAAGGAAATCTTGGCAGGGATTGGTATGGGAGCAGTGCTGGGCGCTTGCCTAGGTCTGTTGTCGTTGTTGTGGGCTCCTGAACACTTACGCTGGGTCTCCCTAATTACGGGAGGCGTTATGGCCACCAATGTTTTAATTGCAGTCACCCTAGGTACTTGTATTCCCATTGTTCTGAAAAGGCTGTCTTTAGATCCTGCCCTGATGAGTGGTCCACTGCTGACAACGCTTCTAGACACGATCAGTTTCGTCTGTTTATTAGGCCTCACTAGTTTGGCAATTTCGTTTTCGAGCTGA
- a CDS encoding dienelactone hydrolase family protein, whose product MMPSKFEIRATSVAIQGDGLTIDAYLAQPQVDQALPAIIVFQEIFGVNDYIRDVTRRLACEGYVAIAPALYQRTAPGLELGYGAENIKIGRSYKDRTTAEQLLSDTRATLSYLRNLPEVQPEAIGCIGFCFGGHVAYLAATLADIRATASFYGAGIATMTAGGGAPTVQRTREIQGRIELFLGTQDASIPNEHVEIVEQELQAQNIDHCLHLYDADHGFFCDQRSSYNPAATQDAWQRVKRLFASTFTPDIEPARF is encoded by the coding sequence ATGATGCCGTCCAAGTTTGAAATCCGAGCCACCTCTGTCGCCATTCAGGGTGATGGGTTGACCATCGATGCTTATCTGGCTCAGCCACAGGTTGACCAAGCCCTACCGGCGATCATTGTGTTTCAGGAGATCTTTGGCGTCAATGACTATATCCGGGACGTTACTCGACGCCTTGCCTGTGAGGGTTATGTTGCCATTGCACCTGCTCTTTATCAGCGCACAGCGCCGGGTTTAGAACTGGGCTACGGAGCTGAAAATATTAAAATTGGACGCAGTTACAAAGACCGCACCACTGCTGAGCAACTGCTGAGCGATACCCGTGCCACGCTGTCTTACCTGCGCAACCTACCTGAAGTTCAACCTGAGGCAATCGGCTGCATTGGTTTCTGCTTTGGTGGACACGTTGCCTACCTCGCCGCCACCTTAGCAGACATCCGGGCAACAGCTTCCTTCTACGGCGCTGGGATTGCCACGATGACTGCTGGGGGCGGTGCTCCCACCGTACAACGAACTCGCGAGATCCAAGGCCGCATTGAGCTGTTTTTGGGTACTCAAGATGCCAGCATCCCGAACGAACACGTAGAGATTGTGGAGCAGGAACTGCAAGCACAGAACATTGATCATTGCCTCCACCTCTACGACGCCGACCATGGCTTCTTTTGCGATCAGCGCAGCAGCTATAACCCTGCGGCTACCCAAGACGCCTGGCAGCGGGTCAAGCGCTTATTCGCATCAACCTTTACACCCGATATCGAGCCGGCTCGTTTCTAG
- a CDS encoding DUF4090 family protein yields the protein MSPEIAPEPQSTTGADAIDVAIAKGIDFDGSPIPPAKLDLYREVMALEAGRQRSGVSNTMRSRIVRIGAKHIPQEKLNQMLTDADFAPLKEKEVAFYYGNK from the coding sequence ATGTCCCCTGAAATCGCCCCTGAACCGCAATCTACGACTGGCGCTGATGCCATTGATGTCGCAATTGCCAAGGGAATTGATTTTGACGGCTCACCGATTCCCCCCGCTAAACTCGACCTTTATCGTGAAGTCATGGCGTTAGAGGCTGGGCGTCAGCGCAGTGGTGTCTCTAACACGATGCGCTCTCGAATCGTGCGGATTGGAGCTAAGCACATTCCCCAAGAGAAACTCAATCAGATGCTGACAGACGCTGATTTCGCACCCCTGAAGGAAAAGGAAGTCGCCTTCTACTACGGCAATAAGTAA